A portion of the Alphaproteobacteria bacterium genome contains these proteins:
- a CDS encoding AsmA family protein: MRKLIIGISVLVVVVIAAAFVGPLFVPADSIKADISREVAKATGRDLAIDGSLKFRILPAPGVSATNVRLSNAADGSAPDMLRLKAAVVEVALFPLITGNIQISRIVLSQPDVLLETYADGSNNWTFVPAPDDAPGAGGVSVGATDGETGTSQAPAVRFDNVVVDGGTLVFRTPDSTERVEKINVSLGAASLKGPFRADGTVIARGISVGVDAAVGEFVEDRATPVNLKITTGGAEIGYSGALAGTPDAARLSGQVEVRAEDLSALIAAVSDGPAPVALKGKSLEVDGTLAASQEAISIDDLALRLGDDSATGAVDVVLGDKPSAAVVLNLAQLDLDRLLAATPKSGARENGSGATSAAGGSTASKKSAPGEASSGAGFALPTGISATLEAKIDAVVYRGGVVRQVLLNTELADGSVTISQAAAQFPGGANASVIGFVSTADAAPKFEGQAELSADDFRAFLQWAGIDVATVPQDRLRKMTGSVSVNATPENVTLTDIDVSVDVSRLRGGVAIAVRERLGLGIGLSLDKFNADAYLPGPTAQAPDKSGAPTGGPAANAAADGRPKAGNAGSTGLAALDKFDAILQLKVGEVVVREQRLSGINLDATLQGGSLELRDMSVESLAGANASVSGRLDGLASAPKADVAIKLDARDGDRLLALAGVDAPAKLGATKLSGTLRGDMQNLEVDVTLDALGASMRTAGSLGVLAVPPRYDIRMDIRHPDAAGFAARIRGENGAGGPKLGALAANASLRGDLTASDIDTTIGVGPGEVSARGRLTDLASGSPRGNLAISAAHPDMVAFARLLAPGYNPAKPDLGPFAMKTDLALAENSMTLSNFAGKAGPVDFKGNAQVATGGPRPNVVASLETSEIVVDSFLPAQKGAAASNARAGGASAPGVASGRGSASGAGGQRWSREPIELSGLRAADADIKLSAPAITYTNIRVDQPRFSIKLDDGVLDLTELSGKAFGGGFNMTGQVAAGDVPTMRYAMRVENADAAKFLGEGEGAGGERGVMSVLDLLFPVSDVKLASGRLGADLDVTSRGRSEFEMISNLAGKGAMRFTDAVVEGIDVCQISNQLDRLNGIEGFLGLASSGRGGQTKIANFDGRFDLANGIATLPQQQINADCAAVAFSGTTNLPAWTVDIRARAGFPAHPEFAGVVVEQKGPLDAPNTRLVNVNEINQFIVGKAAGSILRKLLPGGNQEQAPPAADGNTTQQPAPSKPEDQFKNLLEGLIRGR; encoded by the coding sequence AAGTTCCGCATACTGCCGGCGCCAGGCGTCTCGGCCACGAATGTGCGGTTGTCGAATGCCGCGGACGGCAGCGCGCCGGATATGCTGCGCCTGAAGGCAGCTGTCGTCGAGGTCGCGCTGTTCCCGTTGATCACGGGAAACATACAGATCAGCCGTATCGTGCTTTCGCAGCCCGATGTCCTGCTCGAGACATATGCGGACGGGTCGAACAACTGGACGTTTGTGCCGGCGCCGGATGATGCGCCGGGTGCGGGTGGTGTCTCAGTCGGGGCAACAGACGGCGAGACGGGCACGTCGCAAGCGCCGGCCGTACGCTTCGACAATGTCGTGGTTGATGGCGGTACGCTGGTTTTCAGGACACCAGACAGCACCGAGCGTGTGGAGAAGATCAACGTCTCGCTGGGTGCGGCGAGCCTGAAAGGTCCGTTCCGCGCCGATGGTACCGTCATCGCGCGCGGAATTTCGGTCGGCGTTGACGCTGCTGTCGGCGAGTTCGTGGAAGATCGTGCGACGCCCGTCAACCTGAAGATTACAACCGGCGGGGCCGAGATCGGCTATTCGGGCGCTCTCGCGGGGACGCCCGACGCCGCACGCCTGTCCGGGCAGGTCGAGGTGCGCGCGGAGGATCTGTCGGCGCTGATCGCCGCCGTTTCCGACGGGCCGGCACCGGTGGCTCTCAAGGGCAAGTCGCTTGAGGTTGACGGGACATTGGCCGCCAGCCAGGAGGCGATCTCGATCGATGATCTTGCGTTGCGGCTGGGCGACGATTCCGCAACCGGTGCGGTCGATGTGGTCCTTGGTGACAAACCCTCTGCGGCCGTTGTTCTGAACCTGGCACAACTGGATCTGGACCGGCTTCTTGCTGCAACGCCGAAGTCGGGTGCCAGGGAGAACGGTTCGGGCGCAACCTCGGCAGCAGGGGGGAGCACTGCATCCAAGAAATCCGCGCCGGGTGAAGCCTCGAGCGGCGCGGGGTTTGCGCTCCCAACCGGAATTTCGGCAACACTGGAAGCCAAGATCGATGCGGTCGTTTATCGCGGCGGTGTCGTTCGCCAGGTTCTGCTCAACACAGAACTGGCCGATGGCAGCGTGACGATATCGCAGGCTGCGGCGCAGTTTCCCGGCGGCGCGAACGCATCCGTGATCGGGTTCGTATCGACGGCGGATGCGGCACCGAAGTTCGAGGGCCAGGCCGAATTGTCCGCCGATGATTTCCGGGCGTTCTTGCAATGGGCTGGAATCGATGTCGCGACCGTGCCGCAGGATCGCCTGCGCAAGATGACCGGCTCTGTATCGGTCAACGCGACCCCCGAAAATGTCACGCTCACGGATATCGATGTCAGTGTCGACGTTTCGCGGTTGCGGGGCGGCGTGGCCATTGCCGTACGCGAACGCCTCGGCCTCGGTATCGGGCTTTCACTCGACAAGTTCAATGCCGACGCTTATTTGCCGGGTCCGACCGCGCAGGCACCGGATAAATCCGGTGCGCCGACGGGCGGTCCGGCCGCCAACGCCGCCGCTGACGGCAGGCCGAAAGCCGGTAACGCCGGGTCGACCGGGCTGGCCGCGCTCGACAAGTTCGATGCCATCCTCCAGCTGAAAGTCGGCGAGGTGGTTGTACGCGAACAACGCCTGAGCGGGATCAATCTGGATGCGACGTTGCAGGGCGGCAGCCTCGAACTGCGCGACATGTCCGTCGAGAGCCTTGCCGGCGCGAATGCTTCCGTAAGTGGGCGCCTCGACGGTCTCGCGAGTGCGCCGAAAGCCGATGTGGCGATCAAACTGGACGCGCGCGACGGGGACCGTCTGCTCGCGCTGGCCGGGGTCGATGCGCCGGCGAAACTCGGTGCGACAAAGCTCAGCGGCACACTTCGGGGGGATATGCAAAACCTCGAGGTTGACGTGACCCTCGATGCATTGGGCGCCAGCATGCGGACGGCGGGAAGTTTGGGTGTCCTGGCCGTGCCACCGCGTTACGACATTCGGATGGACATCAGACATCCCGACGCTGCCGGATTTGCTGCGCGGATTCGCGGCGAAAACGGTGCCGGAGGGCCCAAACTGGGCGCGCTGGCGGCCAACGCAAGCCTGCGCGGCGACCTGACGGCAAGCGATATCGACACGACGATCGGCGTCGGACCCGGTGAGGTCAGCGCGCGCGGTCGGCTGACCGATCTCGCCTCCGGCAGCCCGCGCGGCAATCTCGCAATCAGTGCGGCCCACCCGGACATGGTGGCCTTCGCACGGTTGCTTGCACCCGGCTACAACCCGGCAAAACCCGACCTCGGGCCGTTCGCCATGAAGACGGACCTGGCGCTTGCTGAAAACTCCATGACCCTCTCGAATTTCGCCGGGAAAGCGGGTCCTGTCGACTTCAAGGGCAACGCGCAGGTCGCGACGGGCGGTCCACGGCCCAATGTGGTGGCAAGCCTGGAGACGAGCGAAATTGTCGTTGATTCGTTCCTGCCGGCGCAAAAGGGGGCCGCCGCTTCCAATGCGCGCGCCGGCGGCGCTTCGGCTCCCGGCGTGGCGTCGGGGCGCGGTTCGGCATCCGGCGCCGGCGGGCAACGCTGGTCGCGTGAACCGATCGAGCTGTCCGGCCTCCGGGCCGCCGACGCGGATATCAAGCTTTCCGCGCCCGCGATCACCTACACCAACATTCGCGTCGATCAGCCGCGATTCTCGATCAAGCTCGATGACGGCGTTCTGGACCTCACCGAATTGTCGGGCAAGGCGTTTGGCGGCGGGTTCAACATGACGGGCCAGGTCGCGGCGGGTGATGTGCCGACCATGCGTTATGCGATGCGGGTCGAGAATGCCGATGCCGCAAAATTCCTCGGTGAGGGTGAGGGCGCGGGTGGCGAGCGCGGCGTGATGTCTGTACTCGACCTTCTGTTCCCGGTTTCGGACGTCAAGCTTGCGTCGGGTCGGCTGGGCGCGGACCTGGATGTGACGTCACGCGGGCGGAGCGAATTCGAGATGATTTCCAATCTCGCCGGCAAAGGTGCCATGCGATTCACTGATGCGGTGGTCGAGGGAATCGATGTTTGTCAGATCAGCAACCAGCTCGATCGGCTCAACGGTATCGAGGGATTCCTCGGACTCGCTTCATCGGGTCGCGGGGGGCAAACCAAGATCGCAAATTTCGACGGGCGGTTTGATTTGGCCAACGGTATCGCAACCTTGCCGCAACAGCAGATCAATGCGGATTGCGCGGCGGTGGCGTTCAGCGGCACGACCAACCTGCCGGCCTGGACGGTGGATATTCGCGCGCGCGCCGGGTTCCCGGCGCATCCTGAATTTGCTGGTGTGGTTGTCGAGCAGAAAGGCCCGCTCGATGCCCCCAACACGCGGCTGGTCAACGTCAACGAGATCAACCAGTTCATTGTCGGCAAGGCTGCCGGATCGATCCTGCGCAAGCTGCTGCCGGGTGGAAATCAGGAACAGGCACCACCCGCAGCCGACGGGAACACCACCCAGCAGCCCGCACCGAGCAAGCCGGAAGACCAGTTCAAAAACTTGCTGGAAGGCCTGATACGCGGCCGTTGA
- the hflK gene encoding FtsH protease activity modulator HflK, with protein sequence MPWNSQGGGGGPWGGGGSGGGGPWGGQRPPGGGGMGGGQQPNIEEMLRRSQDKVRRIIPGGFGSGRGIGIVILIVVLLWGLSGFYRVQENERGLELVFGKWNEQVTAPGLRWRWPTPIGEVLTPAVTQINRLNIGFRDSENVGGRSSSPRDILGESLMLTSDQNISDVDFTVQWRIADPADYLFNILAPEETVKAAAESAMREVVGQTKLDDLLTTAREGVQDDTRILLQSILDGYGAGINIERVQLQKTEAPPPVIDAFNDVQRARQDQERLQNQAEAYRNRIVPTARGEAAGLLEEAAAYRERVIKEAQGEAARFDQIFATYQTAPDVTRRRLYIETLRDVLEGANKVIIDEGAGGQQGVVPYLPLNEINRNRTENTGGQQ encoded by the coding sequence ATGCCTTGGAACAGTCAAGGAGGCGGTGGTGGCCCATGGGGCGGCGGCGGCAGTGGCGGCGGCGGTCCATGGGGTGGGCAACGCCCGCCGGGCGGCGGCGGCATGGGCGGCGGACAGCAGCCCAATATTGAAGAGATGCTGCGTCGCAGCCAGGACAAGGTCCGCCGAATTATTCCGGGCGGGTTCGGCAGCGGCCGCGGGATTGGTATCGTCATTTTGATTGTTGTACTGCTCTGGGGCCTGAGCGGCTTCTACCGGGTTCAGGAAAACGAGCGCGGTCTCGAGCTGGTCTTCGGTAAGTGGAATGAGCAAGTGACCGCACCGGGTCTGCGCTGGCGCTGGCCAACGCCGATCGGCGAGGTGTTGACCCCGGCGGTGACGCAGATCAACCGTTTGAACATCGGCTTTCGCGACAGCGAGAATGTCGGCGGCAGGTCCTCCTCCCCGCGCGACATTCTCGGCGAATCCCTGATGCTGACCAGCGATCAGAACATCTCTGATGTCGATTTCACGGTGCAGTGGCGTATCGCTGACCCGGCAGACTATCTGTTCAACATTCTCGCACCGGAAGAGACGGTGAAGGCCGCGGCGGAAAGCGCCATGCGCGAAGTCGTCGGCCAGACGAAGCTTGATGATCTTCTGACCACCGCGCGTGAAGGCGTTCAGGATGATACCCGCATACTCCTGCAGTCGATTCTCGACGGCTACGGTGCGGGCATCAACATCGAGCGTGTCCAGCTTCAGAAAACCGAAGCGCCGCCACCCGTTATCGATGCCTTTAACGATGTGCAACGCGCGCGTCAGGATCAGGAAAGGCTGCAAAACCAGGCCGAGGCCTACCGCAACCGGATCGTGCCGACGGCGCGTGGTGAGGCGGCGGGTCTGCTTGAGGAAGCTGCCGCGTATCGCGAACGGGTCATCAAGGAAGCCCAGGGTGAAGCCGCGCGCTTCGACCAGATCTTCGCGACCTACCAGACGGCACCCGACGTGACCCGCCGGCGTCTTTATATCGAGACGCTGCGTGATGTTCTGGAGGGGGCCAACAAGGTCATCATCGACGAAGGTGCCGGCGGCCAGCAGGGTGTGGTGCCTTACCTGCCGCTGAACGAGATCAATCGCAATCGAACCGAAAACACCGGAGGCCAGCAATGA
- a CDS encoding TfoX/Sxy family protein encodes MPQGQEFAEHARDLLTSVGAPFDQGTRLRRMFGGHGIFCDGVMFALIADETLYLKVDGETKPAFLEAGCESFTYDKGGKPVEMSYVTAPDDAAEDIDALRPWAHMALAAANRTQAKKKPRKS; translated from the coding sequence ATGCCACAAGGCCAGGAATTCGCCGAGCACGCCCGCGATTTACTGACCAGCGTCGGTGCCCCGTTTGATCAGGGCACGCGCCTGCGTCGGATGTTCGGTGGGCATGGCATCTTTTGCGACGGCGTCATGTTCGCATTGATCGCCGACGAGACGCTCTATCTCAAGGTCGACGGGGAGACCAAACCGGCATTCCTCGAAGCCGGCTGCGAATCCTTCACCTACGACAAGGGCGGCAAGCCGGTCGAAATGTCCTATGTGACCGCACCTGACGATGCGGCCGAAGATATCGACGCGCTGCGCCCATGGGCACATATGGCACTCGCCGCGGCGAACCGCACCCAGGCGAAAAAGAAACCCCGCAAATCCTGA
- a CDS encoding Mrp/NBP35 family ATP-binding protein translates to MTALSQDDVRAALRTVVDPVSGKDIIANDMVSGMVIKERNIGFAIEIDPADAERMEPLRKAAERAVLALDGVSSVSAVLTAHNAAPAARPEAADVAAKPAPRANPAPAASLLPDVGAIVAVASGKGGVGKSTTAVNLAVALASLGQRVGILDADVYGPSLPRMLGVTEKPKPLANKKIAPLEAHGVKVMSMGFMVPEDTAMVWRGPMVIGALEQMMREVEWGALDVLIVDMPPGTGDAQLTMAQRVPLAGVVIVSTPQDIALIDARKGMNMFAKVNVPVLGIVENMSMFICPNCGEQTDIFGHGGARAEADRLGCEFLGEIPLDVAIRVTSDSGQPITASEPDGPHAAAYRDLASAVLAKLSSATTRPAPSISIE, encoded by the coding sequence ATGACCGCCCTTTCACAAGACGATGTTCGCGCGGCGCTACGCACAGTCGTCGACCCGGTAAGCGGCAAAGACATCATCGCGAACGACATGGTCTCGGGCATGGTGATCAAGGAGCGCAATATCGGTTTCGCGATCGAGATCGATCCGGCGGACGCGGAGCGGATGGAGCCGTTACGCAAAGCCGCCGAACGCGCAGTCCTTGCGCTCGACGGGGTATCGTCCGTTTCCGCGGTTCTCACCGCCCACAATGCGGCCCCGGCAGCACGCCCCGAAGCAGCCGATGTCGCCGCGAAACCGGCGCCACGTGCCAACCCTGCACCCGCCGCATCGCTGCTGCCGGATGTCGGTGCGATCGTCGCCGTAGCCAGCGGCAAGGGCGGGGTCGGCAAATCAACCACGGCTGTGAACCTCGCCGTCGCCCTCGCCTCGCTGGGCCAGCGGGTCGGCATTCTCGACGCGGATGTATACGGGCCGTCGCTGCCCCGCATGCTGGGCGTTACCGAGAAACCCAAGCCTCTGGCCAACAAGAAGATCGCCCCGCTCGAGGCGCATGGCGTGAAAGTCATGTCGATGGGATTCATGGTGCCCGAAGACACGGCGATGGTCTGGCGTGGCCCGATGGTGATCGGGGCGCTGGAACAAATGATGCGTGAGGTCGAATGGGGTGCGCTCGACGTGCTGATCGTCGACATGCCGCCGGGAACCGGCGATGCGCAGTTGACGATGGCGCAGCGGGTCCCGCTGGCCGGCGTGGTGATCGTCTCGACCCCGCAGGACATCGCGCTGATCGATGCCCGCAAGGGCATGAACATGTTTGCCAAGGTCAATGTGCCGGTGCTCGGCATCGTCGAGAATATGAGCATGTTCATCTGCCCGAATTGCGGCGAACAGACGGATATCTTCGGCCATGGCGGTGCGCGCGCCGAAGCCGATCGGCTCGGTTGCGAGTTCTTGGGCGAAATTCCGCTCGATGTCGCAATTCGGGTGACGTCGGATTCCGGACAACCGATCACGGCGAGCGAACCCGATGGCCCGCACGCGGCGGCCTACCGGGATCTCGCGTCGGCCGTGTTGGCGAAGCTATCTTCGGCAACCACTCGTCCGGCGCCCAGCATCTCCATCGAATAA
- a CDS encoding ribbon-helix-helix domain-containing protein, with product MISNVVDTLPRQSANKKRSVVVAGHRTSVSLENVFWDHLRSVAKARRISVNELVTEIDRERDGSLSSAIRVFVLHDLRK from the coding sequence ATGATCAGCAACGTTGTCGATACCCTGCCGCGCCAGTCGGCGAACAAGAAGCGATCCGTCGTCGTCGCCGGGCACCGGACAAGTGTGTCCCTCGAAAATGTTTTCTGGGACCATCTGCGCTCGGTCGCCAAGGCGCGCCGAATTTCCGTCAATGAACTCGTGACGGAAATCGACCGCGAACGCGACGGCAGCCTGTCGAGCGCGATTCGTGTGTTCGTCCTGCACGATCTGCGCAAGTAG
- the fumC gene encoding class II fumarate hydratase: MTNETRTESDTMGEVAVPADKYWGAQTQRSIENFPIGDDRMPTALVRALGIQKQAAAKANLALGQLEPEVANAVIEAAQEVIDGKFDDNFPLVVWQTGSGTQSNMNANEVIANRANEILGGKPGDKSPVHPNDHVNRSQSSNDTFPAAMHIAAAIEFQDRLVPGLTHLKDALEAKAAKFADVIKIGRTHTQDATPLTLGQEFSGYAAQIDGVIAGIERATPDLLQLAQGGTAVGTGLNTPVGFAERFAEEVAAITGKPFETMANKFAGLAAHDALVAASGALNVGAVAAMKIANDIRFLGSGPRSGIGELSLPANEPGSSIMPGKINPTQCEALTMVSAEIMGNHVAVTVAGSNGHFELNVFKPVIIFNVLRSARLLGDACRSFTDRCVDGIEANHDRIAELMAQSLMLVTALNPHIGYDNAAKVAKKAFSDGSTLKAAAIDLGLLTAEQYDEWVKPENMIKPS, encoded by the coding sequence ATGACGAACGAGACCCGCACCGAAAGCGACACGATGGGCGAAGTGGCTGTCCCGGCCGACAAATATTGGGGCGCCCAGACCCAGCGCAGTATCGAGAATTTCCCGATCGGCGACGACCGCATGCCCACCGCGCTGGTGCGCGCATTGGGGATTCAGAAGCAGGCGGCCGCGAAAGCCAATCTCGCGCTCGGGCAGCTTGAGCCTGAGGTCGCCAATGCCGTGATCGAGGCAGCACAGGAAGTCATCGACGGCAAGTTCGATGACAATTTCCCGCTGGTCGTCTGGCAGACAGGTTCCGGCACCCAGTCGAACATGAATGCCAACGAGGTGATCGCGAACCGCGCGAACGAGATTCTCGGCGGCAAGCCCGGCGACAAGTCTCCGGTCCACCCCAACGACCATGTCAATCGCAGCCAATCCTCGAACGACACCTTCCCCGCCGCGATGCATATCGCTGCGGCCATCGAATTCCAGGACCGCCTGGTTCCGGGGCTCACCCACCTCAAGGACGCGCTCGAAGCCAAGGCTGCGAAGTTCGCGGATGTAATCAAGATCGGTCGCACCCATACCCAGGACGCGACTCCGCTTACCCTGGGCCAGGAATTTTCAGGCTACGCGGCCCAGATCGACGGGGTCATCGCCGGTATCGAACGCGCAACGCCTGACCTGCTGCAACTGGCACAGGGTGGCACGGCCGTCGGCACGGGCCTGAACACGCCGGTTGGGTTCGCCGAGCGCTTCGCCGAGGAAGTCGCCGCGATCACCGGCAAACCCTTCGAGACGATGGCCAACAAGTTCGCCGGCCTGGCCGCCCACGACGCCCTCGTCGCCGCGTCCGGTGCCCTGAACGTGGGCGCGGTTGCCGCGATGAAGATCGCCAACGACATCCGGTTTCTCGGCTCCGGTCCGCGCAGCGGCATCGGCGAGTTGAGTCTGCCCGCAAACGAGCCCGGCTCATCCATCATGCCCGGCAAGATCAACCCCACCCAGTGCGAGGCGCTCACCATGGTGTCGGCCGAGATCATGGGCAACCATGTCGCGGTGACCGTCGCGGGCAGCAACGGTCATTTCGAGCTGAATGTGTTCAAGCCTGTGATCATCTTCAACGTGCTGCGCTCGGCCCGGCTGCTGGGTGACGCCTGCCGCAGCTTCACCGATCGTTGCGTGGACGGAATCGAGGCCAACCATGATCGCATCGCCGAACTCATGGCCCAGTCCCTGATGCTTGTGACCGCGCTGAACCCGCATATTGGGTACGATAATGCCGCGAAGGTTGCGAAAAAGGCATTTTCAGACGGTAGTACCCTAAAAGCCGCCGCAATTGACTTGGGCCTGCTCACGGCCGAGCAGTATGATGAGTGGGTCAAACCGGAGAACATGATCAAGCCGTCATGA
- a CDS encoding YHS domain-containing (seleno)protein yields the protein MRIVTRTATFLLIGLLFSVPALAVEPVFSAGGAAIHGYDPVAYFTDEKPVKGDPAHSASYQGATWQFVSAANRDKFNATPEKFAPQYGGYCAWAVAQGYTATTDPDAWSIRDGKLYLNYSKIVRARWALDKAGNIASGDRNWPGLRDGS from the coding sequence ATGCGAATTGTCACCCGTACGGCAACCTTCCTGCTTATCGGTCTTTTGTTCAGCGTGCCGGCCCTTGCGGTCGAGCCCGTATTCTCCGCCGGGGGGGCCGCCATCCACGGCTATGATCCGGTGGCTTATTTCACCGACGAAAAACCGGTCAAGGGCGACCCGGCGCACAGCGCCTCCTATCAAGGCGCAACCTGGCAATTCGTGTCGGCCGCGAACCGCGACAAGTTCAACGCCACGCCCGAGAAATTCGCCCCGCAATATGGCGGTTACTGCGCCTGGGCCGTGGCACAAGGCTATACCGCCACAACCGACCCCGACGCATGGTCGATCCGGGACGGCAAGCTGTATCTGAATTATTCGAAGATCGTGCGCGCGCGCTGGGCCCTCGACAAGGCCGGCAACATCGCGTCGGGTGACCGCAACTGGCCGGGGCTGCGCGACGGCAGCTAG
- a CDS encoding dihydrofolate reductase, producing MRISLIVAMAENGVIGRDGGLPWRIPADLKFFKETTIGHPIVMGRKTHQSIGRALPGRTNIVITRDKGFSGEDIAVVGDLDAAILAAGNADEVMVIGGAQIYELALPRAERIYLTEVHIAADGDTRFPELDHDAWRETARVDHPADGETPAFSFVTLER from the coding sequence GTGCGTATATCGCTGATCGTTGCGATGGCCGAGAATGGCGTGATCGGCCGTGACGGCGGTCTGCCCTGGCGTATCCCGGCCGATCTTAAGTTTTTCAAGGAAACGACGATCGGCCATCCGATCGTGATGGGGCGCAAGACCCACCAATCGATCGGGCGCGCATTGCCGGGGCGCACGAACATCGTGATCACGCGCGACAAGGGTTTTTCGGGTGAAGATATTGCCGTCGTCGGCGACCTTGATGCCGCGATTTTGGCCGCCGGCAATGCGGATGAGGTGATGGTGATCGGCGGCGCGCAGATTTATGAACTGGCGCTGCCGCGCGCGGAACGAATTTACCTGACGGAAGTGCATATCGCGGCAGATGGCGACACGCGGTTTCCCGAACTCGATCACGACGCATGGCGCGAGACGGCGCGGGTCGATCATCCGGCCGACGGTGAGACGCCTGCGTTCAGTTTCGTCACCCTCGAACGCTAG
- a CDS encoding thymidylate synthase — MQQYLDLMRHVRDNGAERTDRTGTGTLSVFGHQMRFDLNAGFPLVTTKKIHMKSVVYELLWFLKGDTNIRYLNENGVSIWNEWADSDGDLGPVYGHQWRSWPAPDGNRIDQITNLLDQIRHRPDSRRLIVSAWNVADVDTMALPPCHCLFQFYVADGKLSCQLYQRSADIFLGVPFNIASYALLTMMVAQVANLEVGEFIHTFGDAHLYLNHLEQADAQLEREPYALPQLTLNPDVHDLFAFDYDDFTLDGYRFHPHIPAKVAV, encoded by the coding sequence ATGCAGCAATATCTCGATCTGATGCGACATGTTCGCGACAACGGCGCCGAGCGGACCGACCGCACGGGAACCGGGACCTTGTCCGTGTTCGGTCACCAGATGCGCTTCGATCTCAACGCCGGCTTCCCGCTGGTGACGACCAAGAAGATACATATGAAGTCGGTGGTCTATGAACTGCTCTGGTTTCTCAAGGGTGACACGAACATCCGGTATCTGAACGAGAACGGGGTTTCGATCTGGAACGAATGGGCCGATTCCGACGGCGACCTCGGGCCCGTCTACGGTCACCAGTGGCGATCCTGGCCGGCACCCGATGGCAACCGGATTGACCAGATAACGAATTTGCTCGACCAGATTCGGCATCGGCCGGATTCGCGCCGCCTGATCGTGTCGGCCTGGAATGTCGCGGATGTGGACACGATGGCCCTGCCGCCATGCCATTGCCTGTTTCAGTTCTACGTGGCGGACGGCAAACTTTCCTGCCAGCTCTATCAACGCAGCGCCGACATTTTCCTCGGCGTCCCGTTCAACATCGCGTCCTATGCATTGCTCACGATGATGGTGGCGCAGGTCGCGAACCTGGAGGTCGGCGAATTCATCCACACATTCGGCGATGCGCATCTTTACCTGAACCATCTCGAACAGGCCGATGCACAGCTCGAGCGGGAACCCTATGCGTTGCCTCAGCTAACCCTGAACCCGGACGTCCATGATCTGTTCGCGTTTGACTATGACGATTTCACACTCGACGGGTATCGGTTCCACCCGCATATCCCGGCGAAGGTCGCGGTCTGA
- a CDS encoding ClpXP protease specificity-enhancing factor SspB, which yields MTDDQMRYDQMVETALRGVVREALTRTLHEGLPGDHHFYLTFRTQAPGVSIPDYLQDQYPEEMTIVMQHQFWDLVVEDSFFSITLSFKNRPAELRVPYAALSAFVDPSVKFGLQFNVETGSSVMVPAVRSEGDLVPVPDNMTTASEAEDGKTDGDADDARAEETPQDDADSAEVVNLDQFRKK from the coding sequence ATGACCGACGACCAGATGCGATACGATCAGATGGTGGAAACCGCTCTCCGGGGCGTTGTCCGCGAGGCGTTGACCAGGACCCTCCATGAGGGGCTTCCCGGTGACCATCATTTTTATCTGACCTTCCGCACCCAGGCGCCCGGCGTTTCGATCCCGGATTATCTTCAGGATCAATATCCCGAAGAGATGACCATCGTGATGCAGCATCAGTTCTGGGACCTTGTTGTCGAAGACAGCTTCTTTTCGATCACCCTGAGCTTCAAGAACCGCCCCGCTGAGTTGCGCGTTCCCTACGCGGCCCTGTCGGCCTTCGTCGATCCGTCGGTCAAATTCGGGCTTCAGTTCAACGTCGAAACGGGAAGCAGTGTCATGGTGCCGGCCGTTCGCTCCGAGGGCGACCTGGTCCCCGTGCCGGACAACATGACCACGGCGAGCGAAGCCGAGGACGGCAAAACCGACGGCGACGCCGACGATGCGCGCGCCGAAGAGACCCCGCAAGATGATGCGGACAGCGCCGAAGTCGTCAACCTGGATCAATTCCGAAAAAAGTAG